Proteins from a genomic interval of Diaphorobacter sp. HDW4A:
- a CDS encoding VOC family protein, whose protein sequence is MIHHLDHLVLTTTNEQACIDFYVGLLGMTLETFGQGRKAFKFGEQKINLHVKGNEFEPKAHLPVPGALDLCFIAALPLDEVIARIQEQGVQIVEGPVRRTGANYPLRSIYLRDPDLNLIEISERAEV, encoded by the coding sequence ATGATTCATCATTTAGACCATTTAGTGCTGACCACAACCAACGAGCAGGCTTGCATCGACTTCTATGTCGGGTTGCTGGGAATGACGTTGGAAACCTTCGGCCAGGGACGCAAAGCGTTCAAGTTCGGCGAGCAGAAGATCAATCTCCACGTCAAGGGCAACGAGTTTGAGCCCAAGGCTCACCTGCCCGTGCCAGGCGCACTGGACTTGTGCTTCATCGCGGCATTGCCGCTCGATGAGGTTATCGCTCGCATCCAAGAGCAAGGCGTTCAGATCGTTGAGGGCCCGGTGCGGCGCACGGGGGCCAACTACCCGTTGCGCTCCATCTATCTGCGCGACCCAGATCTCAACCTCATCGAAATCTCTGAGAGGGCAGAGGTATGA
- a CDS encoding LysR substrate-binding domain-containing protein: MVNKLINPARVDFVTLRLFCAVAQTGSITKGAERCHLALSAASRRMSEFEAASKAVLMERTAQGVRLTPAGHVALQHAMRLFQGFELFSNELSEYSSGSRGHVRLWANMSALVEFLPAALASFLELYPDTRVEVEEQLTGDIVRAVVEGVADVGIFVAGGPTHGLNALPYQADQLVVLCSQAHPLAAHDEVDFKSCLTHDFVGLNRGSSLLNTIVTAAQDAGFPLRLRVQVRSFDAMCEMIAANLGIGVLPLGTCARKLGPWGLKAVFLKDAWAQRQLLIATSSSRTLSGSATLLVEHLRR, from the coding sequence ATGGTCAACAAACTGATCAATCCCGCCAGGGTCGATTTCGTGACGCTTCGTCTCTTCTGTGCCGTGGCGCAGACGGGCAGCATTACCAAGGGTGCGGAGCGCTGTCATCTCGCTCTTTCAGCGGCTAGCCGGCGAATGTCGGAATTCGAGGCGGCATCTAAGGCGGTCCTGATGGAGCGCACTGCACAAGGCGTGCGCCTCACGCCAGCCGGACACGTGGCGCTTCAGCACGCCATGCGGTTGTTTCAGGGATTCGAGCTGTTTAGCAACGAACTGAGCGAATACTCAAGCGGCTCTCGCGGACATGTCCGGCTATGGGCCAACATGTCCGCGCTGGTCGAGTTCCTACCAGCCGCACTAGCGAGTTTTCTGGAGCTCTATCCGGACACGCGGGTGGAGGTCGAGGAGCAGCTGACAGGCGACATCGTGCGCGCAGTGGTTGAAGGCGTGGCAGATGTGGGCATCTTCGTCGCCGGAGGCCCTACCCACGGTTTGAACGCTCTTCCCTATCAGGCCGATCAGTTGGTAGTGCTATGTTCACAAGCACACCCATTGGCCGCTCACGATGAGGTTGACTTCAAGAGCTGCCTTACCCATGACTTCGTAGGTTTGAACCGCGGCAGTTCTCTTCTGAACACGATCGTTACCGCCGCACAGGATGCAGGCTTTCCTTTGCGGCTTCGCGTGCAGGTGCGAAGCTTCGACGCGATGTGCGAGATGATTGCCGCAAACCTTGGTATCGGTGTTCTGCCACTTGGCACCTGCGCACGCAAGCTTGGCCCTTGGGGACTCAAGGCGGTGTTCCTTAAGGATGCCTGGGCCCAGAGACAACTTTTGATCGCCACAAGCAGTAGCAGGACGCTTTCCGGGTCAGCAACACTCTTAGTCGAGCATTTAAGACGGTGA
- a CDS encoding YbhB/YbcL family Raf kinase inhibitor-like protein, translated as MHLKSSLTTLATVAALAQLSACGGSEAAAQTPSFTLISPDLASGSFTNQFIANGFGCTGGNVSPALEWRNAPAGTRSFALTMYDPDAPTGSGFWHWAVYNIPGNVSGLVQGAGNASAKLPIPAFGGSNDFQDTGVNGVNGNYGGPCPPAGDSSHRYIFTIYALAVEDVATAGGVPKTGTAALYGFLLNKGLSNQVLGTASFTATYAR; from the coding sequence ATGCATCTCAAGTCCTCGTTGACGACGTTGGCAACAGTAGCAGCCCTTGCTCAGCTCAGTGCTTGTGGAGGCAGTGAAGCCGCGGCTCAAACGCCAAGTTTCACACTCATTAGTCCAGACCTAGCATCGGGCTCATTTACTAATCAATTCATTGCAAACGGATTTGGATGTACAGGTGGCAACGTTTCGCCAGCGCTAGAGTGGCGCAACGCACCAGCAGGAACCCGATCATTTGCCCTCACGATGTACGATCCGGATGCTCCTACTGGTAGCGGTTTCTGGCATTGGGCTGTCTACAATATCCCTGGAAATGTATCGGGTTTGGTGCAAGGTGCTGGCAACGCCTCGGCAAAGCTGCCAATACCGGCTTTTGGCGGAAGCAATGATTTTCAAGACACTGGTGTGAATGGTGTCAATGGGAATTATGGCGGCCCTTGCCCTCCTGCTGGCGATTCTTCACACCGCTATATATTTACGATTTACGCTCTTGCAGTGGAAGACGTCGCGACGGCAGGTGGTGTACCTAAGACAGGTACCGCAGCTCTCTATGGTTTCTTGCTTAACAAGGGACTGAGTAATCAAGTCCTCGGAACGGCGAGTTTTACTGCGACTTATGCCCGTTAA
- a CDS encoding relaxase/mobilization nuclease and DUF3363 domain-containing protein — protein sequence MTKRRDDDFRIRPTAPKSRGQGFIAKVLQQTGKASSGKSSVRRPASAGGGKITGQRPGSRLGRGHTAARFAGAKLTPMSRRVTIKTLLVNQQRASPQSLAKHLRYVERDGVGRDGEPGRAYGPQTDAADLDAFKERCADDRHHFRFIVSPEDGAELEDLHTYTRHSMGRMEADLGTRLEWVAVDHWNTDNPHTHLIVRGRDDTGKDLIIAGDYITDGFRHRAAELATEWLGPRTELEIQQTLRHEVEQERWTSLDRTLKRELGDDGLVHVERLNEPRLQRQRLLLIGRLQRLQRLGLADEVQLGTWAIHADAEKTLRALGERGDIIRTMQRAMSGESRELAVFEPGDDGRSIVGRVAAKGLADELHDRGYLVIDGVDGKAHYVVLNARDELANYPAGAVVEVKGSADVRAADRNIAALASSGLYRTDHHLAIAQGQAGPGRDPQEVVATHVRRLEALRRAGIVERVAEGLWKVPDDLPERGCQYDAQRRGGVAVELKSHLPVERQARVIGTTWLDQQLIGGGKGLGDLGFGSDAKQAMQQRVDFLTEQGLAERRGQRVILARNLLGTLRNQELAQAAKDIAAEAGLEHRPLADGLRVAGIYRRSVMLASGRYAMLEDTMGFSLVPWKPVIEQRLGQQIAAKMRGGVVSWEIGRQRGPFV from the coding sequence ATGACCAAGCGCCGCGATGACGATTTCCGCATCCGTCCCACTGCCCCGAAGAGCCGGGGTCAGGGCTTCATCGCCAAGGTGCTCCAGCAGACCGGCAAGGCCAGCAGCGGCAAGTCCTCGGTGCGTCGTCCGGCATCGGCTGGCGGCGGCAAGATCACCGGCCAGCGGCCCGGATCGCGCCTGGGGCGCGGCCACACGGCGGCGCGCTTCGCGGGCGCGAAGCTCACGCCCATGTCGCGGCGCGTGACCATCAAGACTTTGCTGGTGAACCAGCAGCGGGCCAGCCCGCAGTCGCTCGCCAAGCATCTGCGCTACGTCGAGCGCGACGGCGTAGGCCGTGATGGTGAACCGGGCCGGGCCTATGGGCCGCAGACCGATGCCGCCGACCTCGACGCCTTCAAGGAACGCTGCGCCGATGATCGGCATCACTTCCGCTTCATCGTCTCGCCCGAGGACGGCGCCGAGCTGGAAGACCTCCACACCTACACGCGGCACTCGATGGGCCGCATGGAAGCCGACCTGGGCACGCGGTTGGAATGGGTGGCGGTCGATCACTGGAACACCGACAACCCGCACACCCACCTGATCGTGCGCGGGCGCGACGACACGGGCAAAGACCTCATCATCGCGGGCGACTACATCACCGATGGGTTCCGCCATCGCGCAGCCGAGCTGGCGACCGAATGGCTGGGGCCGCGCACCGAGCTGGAGATCCAGCAGACCTTGCGGCACGAGGTAGAGCAAGAGCGATGGACAAGCCTGGATCGCACGCTCAAGCGCGAGCTGGGTGACGATGGCCTAGTGCATGTCGAACGGCTCAACGAGCCGAGATTGCAACGCCAGCGCCTGCTGTTGATCGGCCGCCTGCAGCGCTTGCAGCGGCTGGGCCTGGCCGATGAAGTGCAGCTCGGCACCTGGGCCATCCATGCCGATGCCGAGAAGACCTTGCGAGCCCTGGGTGAGCGTGGGGACATCATCCGTACCATGCAGCGGGCCATGAGCGGCGAATCGCGCGAACTGGCGGTGTTCGAGCCAGGGGATGATGGCCGCTCGATCGTCGGGCGTGTCGCCGCGAAAGGGCTGGCCGACGAATTGCACGACCGGGGCTACTTGGTCATCGACGGCGTGGACGGCAAGGCCCACTACGTCGTGCTGAATGCCCGTGACGAGCTGGCAAACTACCCGGCCGGCGCCGTTGTGGAGGTGAAGGGATCGGCCGACGTGCGCGCTGCCGACAGGAATATCGCCGCGCTGGCGAGCAGTGGCCTGTATCGCACCGACCATCACCTTGCCATCGCCCAAGGCCAGGCCGGGCCCGGCCGTGATCCGCAAGAGGTGGTGGCAACCCACGTCCGCCGGCTGGAAGCCTTGCGCCGCGCAGGCATTGTGGAACGTGTGGCCGAAGGTCTATGGAAGGTGCCAGACGACTTGCCGGAGCGTGGGTGCCAGTACGACGCACAGCGCCGGGGCGGTGTGGCTGTGGAGCTGAAATCGCATCTGCCCGTCGAGCGGCAGGCCCGCGTGATCGGAACCACCTGGCTCGATCAGCAACTGATCGGCGGCGGCAAAGGGCTGGGCGATCTGGGCTTTGGCAGCGATGCCAAGCAGGCCATGCAGCAGCGCGTCGACTTCCTGACCGAACAGGGACTGGCCGAGCGGCGCGGGCAGCGCGTGATCCTGGCGCGCAACCTGCTGGGTACGCTGCGCAACCAGGAACTGGCGCAAGCCGCGAAGGACATTGCCGCCGAGGCGGGTCTGGAGCATCGGCCCTTGGCTGACGGGCTGCGCGTGGCGGGCATTTACAGGCGCTCCGTCATGCTCGCCAGCGGGCGCTATGCCATGCTCGAGGACACAATGGGATTCAGCCTAGTGCCGTGGAAGCCGGTGATCGAGCAGCGGCTGGGACAGCAGATAGCTGCAAAGATGCGCGGCGGCGTAGTGTCCTGGGAGATTGGTCGGCAACGCGGCCCCTTCGTTTGA
- a CDS encoding S26 family signal peptidase has protein sequence MTAVSTTGTVPRPRSHTRSRQRARIVLAGLAACGLAALAWASFVHPLPRLTYNPSDSVAVGWYRIDPLDPPAPGAGSLLRPLPPSVHVGSIVLTRLPADAAALAAQRGYLPTRVPLLKRVGAIAPQEVCVAGGSVRVDGVPSAAVLPADRLGRLLPSWPQCRQLQPGELFLLSVTNPASFDSRYFGPVSASAVIGVAHPVWLEKRP, from the coding sequence ATGACAGCCGTTTCCACCACTGGCACCGTGCCGCGTCCTCGCTCGCACACTCGCTCACGTCAGCGCGCTCGCATCGTGCTCGCAGGCCTCGCCGCCTGCGGCCTCGCTGCGCTGGCCTGGGCGTCCTTCGTGCATCCGCTGCCGCGCCTGACCTACAACCCGTCCGACAGCGTGGCGGTCGGTTGGTATCGCATCGATCCGCTCGATCCGCCCGCTCCGGGGGCGGGCTCGCTACTCCGTCCACTACCGCCGTCAGTGCACGTCGGCAGCATCGTCCTGACCCGCTTGCCGGCAGACGCCGCCGCGCTGGCTGCGCAGCGTGGCTACTTGCCGACACGTGTGCCGCTGCTCAAGCGCGTGGGCGCCATTGCACCGCAGGAGGTTTGCGTCGCGGGCGGCAGCGTCCGCGTCGACGGCGTGCCTTCGGCCGCCGTGCTGCCTGCCGATCGGCTGGGCCGTCTGCTGCCGTCCTGGCCGCAGTGCAGGCAGCTTCAGCCGGGCGAGCTGTTCCTGCTCAGCGTCACTAATCCGGCGTCGTTCGACAGCCGGTACTTCGGGCCGGTCAGCGCATCCGCCGTGATCGGCGTGGCGCACCCGGTCTGGCTGGAGAAACGCCCATGA
- a CDS encoding DUF2840 domain-containing protein, with the protein MTASTSPACEPAADAATAAPQPSFIAPCGQPTSAPLTRVALAYIEARFKLYLRFGEPARTHQLDRWRRSAVFLPGALFCRIRWQANDYGTVRWQLMVMQACTPLDGAQRIPGVQPGARLLLHAEGEGQVRAVLERIDAIEALGIAPVAVSPAYWRTLANRLAARLPLPEYTAERHAAWLTGRALP; encoded by the coding sequence ATGACCGCATCCACTTCGCCGGCCTGCGAGCCTGCCGCTGACGCGGCCACGGCTGCGCCGCAGCCATCATTCATCGCGCCTTGCGGCCAGCCGACCAGCGCGCCGCTGACGCGCGTGGCGCTGGCCTACATCGAGGCCCGTTTCAAGCTCTACCTGCGCTTCGGCGAACCCGCGCGCACGCACCAGCTCGACCGCTGGCGGCGCAGCGCGGTGTTCCTGCCGGGCGCGCTGTTCTGCCGCATCCGCTGGCAAGCCAACGACTACGGCACCGTGCGCTGGCAGCTCATGGTGATGCAGGCATGCACGCCGCTGGATGGCGCGCAGCGCATCCCCGGCGTGCAGCCGGGCGCGCGCCTCCTGCTGCATGCCGAGGGCGAGGGGCAAGTGCGCGCCGTGCTGGAGCGCATCGACGCCATCGAGGCGCTGGGCATCGCACCCGTTGCCGTCTCGCCCGCGTACTGGCGCACGCTCGCCAACCGGCTCGCCGCGCGCCTGCCGCTGCCCGAATACACCGCCGAGCGGCACGCCGCATGGCTGACCGGGAGGGCGCTGCCATGA
- a CDS encoding chromosome partitioning protein ParB encodes MSNGNTSSSKRVGIGARPPANPHAEAWIREGSADDLQKGDVYTARLTLDITPAMRSRIKVSAFTQGVTVADLLRGLLEREFPEQRRENTP; translated from the coding sequence ATGAGCAACGGCAACACGTCCAGCAGCAAGCGCGTCGGCATCGGCGCCCGACCGCCCGCGAATCCTCACGCCGAGGCGTGGATTCGCGAGGGTAGCGCCGACGACCTCCAGAAAGGCGATGTCTATACGGCACGCCTGACCCTCGACATCACGCCTGCCATGCGCTCGCGCATCAAGGTCTCGGCCTTCACGCAGGGCGTGACGGTGGCCGACCTGCTGCGCGGCCTGCTGGAACGGGAGTTTCCTGAGCAACGCAGGGAGAACACACCATGA
- the parA gene encoding ParA family partition ATPase: MIVALLNQKGGVGKTTLATHIAGELAMRGQHVVLLDADPQGSSLDWTQRRSQQGLPRLFSAVGLARETLHQEAPELARRADHVVIDGPPRIAALARSALLAAERVLIPVQPSPYDLWASAEMVALIREAQVFRPQLRAAFVINRRVSTTVIGREARQALADQPLPALRAEVHQRIVFADSVAAGRLARETAPDSAAAREVTALVDELLRWPT; the protein is encoded by the coding sequence ATGATCGTCGCGCTGCTCAACCAGAAAGGCGGCGTGGGCAAGACCACGCTCGCCACCCACATCGCCGGCGAGTTGGCGATGCGCGGCCAGCACGTCGTGCTGCTGGATGCCGATCCGCAAGGTTCATCGCTGGACTGGACGCAGCGCAGAAGCCAGCAAGGCTTGCCACGGCTGTTCAGCGCCGTGGGCCTCGCTCGCGAAACCCTGCACCAGGAAGCACCAGAACTCGCCAGACGGGCCGATCACGTCGTCATCGATGGGCCGCCCAGGATCGCAGCGCTGGCGCGCTCTGCGCTCCTGGCGGCCGAGCGGGTGCTGATCCCGGTACAGCCCAGTCCCTACGACCTGTGGGCCAGCGCCGAGATGGTGGCGCTGATCCGCGAGGCGCAAGTCTTCCGGCCGCAGCTCCGCGCAGCCTTCGTCATCAACCGGCGCGTCAGCACCACGGTGATCGGGCGCGAAGCGCGTCAGGCGCTCGCCGACCAGCCGCTTCCGGCGCTGCGCGCGGAAGTGCATCAACGCATCGTGTTCGCCGACAGCGTGGCCGCTGGCCGGCTTGCACGCGAGACGGCGCCGGACAGCGCCGCCGCCCGCGAAGTCACCGCGCTGGTGGACGAACTGCTGCGGTGGCCGACATGA
- a CDS encoding replication initiator protein A has protein sequence MSSPALPSRQRLLQEHRQEREQLDLFRALPGDMAPRDSQDLMAFPFFSLAKSRRTAPIDFQTSGVTIRVEGTQEHGIATIWDADVLIWAASQIVEARDAGLRPSRLMQATPYEILRFIGRGTSLRDYQRLKAALDRLQSTTVATSIRGTTGRRLHRFSWINEWKELADARGTPLGIELILPDWFYGGVLDAALVLTIDAGYFRLTGGIERWLYRLVRKHGGHQPGGWQFDFRHLHRKSGSTAKPYDFACDLRALVGRQSLPGYVLGIERMGGAELLTFRTVRPVP, from the coding sequence ATGTCCAGCCCTGCGCTGCCGTCCCGGCAGCGGCTATTGCAGGAACACAGGCAAGAACGCGAACAGCTCGACCTGTTCCGCGCCTTGCCGGGCGACATGGCGCCGCGCGACAGCCAGGACCTGATGGCCTTTCCGTTCTTCTCGCTGGCCAAGTCGCGGCGCACGGCGCCGATCGACTTTCAGACCAGCGGCGTGACGATTCGGGTGGAAGGCACGCAGGAGCACGGCATCGCCACGATCTGGGATGCGGACGTGCTGATCTGGGCCGCCAGCCAGATTGTGGAAGCGCGCGACGCGGGCCTGCGCCCGTCGCGGCTGATGCAGGCCACGCCCTACGAGATCCTGCGCTTCATCGGGCGCGGTACGTCGCTGCGCGACTACCAGCGCCTCAAGGCGGCCTTGGATCGCCTGCAGTCCACCACGGTGGCCACGTCGATCCGCGGGACCACAGGAAGGCGCCTGCACCGCTTCTCGTGGATCAACGAGTGGAAGGAGCTGGCCGACGCCCGCGGCACGCCGCTGGGCATCGAGCTGATTCTGCCGGACTGGTTCTATGGCGGCGTGCTGGATGCGGCACTGGTGCTGACCATCGATGCGGGGTATTTCCGGCTGACGGGCGGCATCGAGCGCTGGCTGTACCGCCTGGTGCGCAAGCACGGCGGTCACCAGCCAGGCGGCTGGCAGTTCGACTTCCGGCATCTGCACCGCAAGTCGGGCAGCACGGCCAAGCCCTACGACTTCGCCTGCGACCTGCGCGCGCTGGTGGGGCGGCAGTCGCTGCCCGGCTACGTCCTGGGCATCGAGCGGATGGGCGGGGCCGAATTGCTGACGTTCCGCACGGTACGTCCCGTGCCGTAA
- a CDS encoding AlpA family transcriptional regulator: MRPAPLRPAAAPATASTAAAQPQRYLTNDEAADYLRLSPRTLEKQRVLGGCPKFRKFGRRVMYAVADLDAWAAERSFESTSDPEYAEQHSADSRAR, from the coding sequence ATGCGTCCTGCTCCCTTGCGGCCTGCCGCCGCCCCCGCAACTGCTTCGACCGCTGCCGCGCAGCCGCAGCGCTATCTCACCAATGACGAAGCCGCCGACTACCTGCGGCTTTCGCCGCGCACGCTGGAGAAGCAGCGCGTGCTCGGTGGCTGCCCCAAGTTCCGCAAGTTCGGCCGCCGCGTCATGTACGCCGTGGCCGACCTCGATGCCTGGGCCGCTGAACGCAGCTTCGAGAGCACGTCCGATCCTGAATACGCCGAGCAGCATTCGGCGGACAGCCGTGCGCGCTGA
- a CDS encoding DNA -binding domain-containing protein: MAEPHHLAHWYPTAAYLYVLCLDTLALAWEYLRRHPDYRLDWLRHHRRRPTHQDGQQAAHRWGMRLLEDPALDARDAHPAWLPGHNAMVQLHPDADPPPEAAAFEFWSIPGHKQLLHDGKGLALIARGPGHCARFALAPGLEDGMAVAYAHRGRGAPHVPDTPAPMARPRPPPAALLELHTLQALDATLAGASLRDVAEGLFGADAVAADWHADGDLRARVRRLARRGNALMRGGYRRLAQLPPLEKGRFDGGAKRP; this comes from the coding sequence ATGGCCGAGCCGCACCACCTTGCGCACTGGTATCCAACCGCCGCCTATCTCTACGTCCTGTGCCTGGACACCCTCGCCCTAGCCTGGGAGTACCTGCGCCGCCATCCCGACTACCGGCTCGACTGGCTGCGCCACCATCGCCGGCGACCAACCCATCAGGATGGCCAGCAAGCGGCCCACCGCTGGGGCATGCGCTTGCTGGAAGACCCGGCCCTGGATGCGCGCGACGCGCATCCGGCCTGGCTGCCTGGCCACAACGCCATGGTGCAGCTCCATCCCGATGCCGATCCGCCGCCCGAGGCGGCGGCCTTCGAGTTCTGGAGCATTCCAGGCCACAAGCAACTGCTGCATGACGGCAAAGGGCTAGCGCTGATCGCGCGCGGCCCTGGCCATTGCGCGCGCTTCGCGCTGGCGCCTGGACTGGAGGACGGTATGGCGGTCGCCTATGCCCACCGTGGCCGTGGCGCTCCGCATGTGCCTGATACGCCGGCCCCGATGGCCCGGCCCCGGCCACCGCCTGCGGCGCTGCTGGAGCTGCACACCTTGCAAGCGCTCGACGCGACCCTGGCGGGCGCGTCCTTGCGCGACGTGGCCGAAGGGCTGTTCGGCGCCGACGCCGTGGCGGCCGACTGGCACGCCGATGGCGACCTGCGCGCCCGCGTGCGCCGCTTGGCGCGCCGGGGCAATGCGCTGATGCGCGGCGGCTATCGCCGCCTAGCACAGCTTCCTCCGCTTGAGAAGGGACGTTTTGATGGGGGCGCAAAACGTCCCTGA
- a CDS encoding DUF2958 domain-containing protein, giving the protein MKGQHVDRLITEDERRQLLEHGEARAAGQAIDPQPVVRLFTPNAHATWLLASLNPADGDTAYGLIDLGIGMPELGEIKLSDLASIVGPRRQPVMRDRYFRAARTLSEYTLLAQENGSILD; this is encoded by the coding sequence ATGAAGGGGCAACACGTAGACCGACTCATCACCGAGGACGAGCGCAGGCAACTGCTGGAGCACGGCGAGGCCCGTGCTGCTGGCCAGGCCATCGACCCGCAGCCCGTCGTGCGGCTCTTCACACCGAACGCGCACGCCACCTGGCTGCTGGCTTCGCTCAATCCAGCCGATGGCGACACGGCCTATGGCCTGATCGACCTGGGGATCGGCATGCCCGAGCTGGGCGAGATCAAGCTGTCCGACCTCGCGTCCATCGTCGGGCCGCGCCGGCAGCCCGTGATGCGGGATCGGTATTTCCGGGCGGCCCGCACGCTGTCGGAGTACACCCTGCTGGCCCAGGAGAACGGTTCCATCCTCGATTGA
- a CDS encoding helix-turn-helix domain-containing protein: MAAKHTLSEALKTIRKARGLSQEAFSDVSSRTYMSTLERDLKSPTLNKLAELCEVMEVHPLTLLTLAYAGDDLRQADQLLAQVRQELETVAKKSDTP, from the coding sequence TTGGCAGCTAAACATACATTGTCGGAGGCACTAAAGACCATCAGGAAAGCGCGTGGATTGAGCCAGGAGGCGTTCTCCGACGTCTCCAGCCGCACCTACATGAGCACGCTGGAGCGCGACCTGAAAAGCCCGACGCTGAACAAGCTCGCCGAGCTGTGCGAGGTCATGGAGGTCCATCCGCTCACGCTGCTGACGCTGGCCTATGCTGGTGATGACCTGCGGCAGGCCGACCAACTGCTGGCGCAGGTGCGGCAGGAGCTGGAGACTGTGGCGAAGAAAAGTGACACGCCATAG
- a CDS encoding DUF4917 family protein, protein MPYPIAQWTQVAPNYQQGTILLGNGASMAVSPSFGYGSLLEHAQRTGLLADDVNRLFRFFGTSDFELILRLVWQASNVNKSLEIPDHRTHQAYLNVRECLIQAVRNVHPEYDLVNGRLPSMYQFLKGFDTVISLNYDLLVYWTMTYGLNVQDGHLFKDCFLGNGAHGAFNDAWQRFREPYRERTNTLVFYPHGNLALCRNVVEQELKIHSAGAGLLEAILQAWRSEQVVPLFVSEGTMQQKVSSIQNSYYLATVYREVLTSQRFALTLFGWGIGEHDRHLLKRMRGTGVQRVAVSVFRGDQVYCNYAYQVIQDDLGPVHVDFFDSESPGCWIQAVPPPPGLGQFGY, encoded by the coding sequence ATGCCATACCCCATCGCGCAGTGGACGCAGGTTGCACCCAATTACCAACAAGGAACGATTCTTCTGGGCAACGGGGCGAGCATGGCTGTCTCGCCCAGCTTCGGCTACGGCTCACTGCTGGAGCATGCCCAGCGAACGGGATTACTCGCCGATGATGTAAATCGCCTCTTTCGCTTTTTCGGAACATCCGACTTCGAATTGATCCTCCGACTGGTATGGCAGGCGTCCAACGTCAACAAGTCACTGGAGATACCAGACCATCGCACGCACCAGGCCTACCTGAATGTTAGAGAGTGTTTGATTCAAGCCGTTCGCAACGTGCATCCTGAATACGATCTGGTGAATGGTCGATTGCCCAGCATGTACCAGTTTCTGAAGGGGTTCGACACAGTCATTTCTCTAAACTACGACTTGTTGGTCTACTGGACGATGACCTATGGGCTCAATGTCCAAGACGGCCATCTGTTCAAGGATTGCTTCCTTGGAAACGGCGCACACGGCGCCTTCAATGATGCGTGGCAGAGATTCCGTGAGCCCTATCGGGAGCGAACCAACACATTGGTGTTCTATCCCCATGGAAACTTGGCGCTATGCCGCAATGTTGTGGAACAGGAACTCAAGATCCATAGTGCTGGAGCGGGCCTGCTGGAGGCGATTCTGCAGGCGTGGCGCAGCGAGCAAGTCGTGCCGCTGTTTGTCAGCGAGGGAACGATGCAGCAGAAGGTGTCCTCGATCCAGAATAGCTACTATTTGGCTACAGTGTACCGGGAGGTGCTCACGTCGCAGCGATTCGCGTTGACACTGTTCGGTTGGGGAATCGGGGAGCACGACCGGCATCTGCTGAAACGGATGCGTGGGACCGGAGTTCAGCGGGTGGCGGTCTCTGTTTTTCGTGGTGATCAGGTCTACTGCAATTACGCGTATCAAGTCATTCAAGATGATCTTGGACCTGTTCACGTAGATTTTTTCGATAGCGAAAGTCCCGGTTGCTGGATTCAAGCAGTGCCTCCTCCTCCAGGACTTGGTCAATTCGGGTACTAG
- a CDS encoding DUF736 domain-containing protein yields the protein MANIGTFTADKDGFTGTLRTLTLNVKVKLVPNDKGDNEKAPDFRLQAASHDIGAAWKKTSEAGREYISVTLDDPSFPATVYARLIEGEDGTHDLIWSRSKPQAA from the coding sequence ATGGCCAACATCGGCACCTTCACCGCAGACAAAGACGGCTTCACCGGCACGCTTCGCACCCTGACGCTCAACGTCAAGGTCAAGCTGGTGCCCAACGACAAGGGTGACAACGAGAAGGCCCCCGACTTCCGCCTGCAGGCGGCCAGCCACGACATCGGCGCGGCGTGGAAGAAGACCAGCGAGGCCGGGCGGGAGTACATCTCCGTGACCCTCGACGATCCTTCGTTCCCGGCCACAGTCTACGCCCGCCTGATCGAAGGCGAGGACGGCACGCACGACCTGATCTGGTCGCGCAGCAAGCCCCAGGCGGCGTGA